One Aegilops tauschii subsp. strangulata cultivar AL8/78 chromosome 7, Aet v6.0, whole genome shotgun sequence genomic window carries:
- the LOC109787054 gene encoding WD repeat-containing protein GTS1 — MEVGNGGDSAMEVEAEAGPASGSLTLTPGGGATSSARRLGLRNSIQTNFGDDYVFQIASCQEISKLAVSLSTNALKFYAPATGQYLGECTGHTGSIHEIAFSAPSSPQVMCSCSGDGTIRAWDTRSFKQISLLNAGPSHEMFSFSFGGTSGNLLAAGSSSKVLLWDWRSSKQVACLEESHMDDVTQVRFAPNQQSKLISAAIDGLICVFDTDGDINEDDHLLSVMNAETSVSKVGFYGNTYQKLWCLTHIETLSTWDWNDGTRELNIENARSLASDKWNLDHLDYFVDCHYSLPDDRLWAIGGTSEGTLGYFPVKNDPAGMIGLAEAVLEGGHTGVIRTICPGGSSLESLGQNKGIFGWTGGEDGRLCCWRSDDVAETTKKSWISSTLVSRIDKKTKIRHQPY; from the exons ATGGAGGTTGGTAACGGGGGCGATTCGGCCATGGAGGTGGAGGCAGAGGCGGGCCCGGCCTCCGGTTCCCTGACCCTGACCCCCGGCGGCGGCGCCACCTCCTCGGCCAGGCGGCTGGGCCTCAGGAACAGCATCCAGACCAACTTCGGCGACGACTACGTCTTCCAGATTGCTTCTTG CCAGGAGATCTCAAAGCTCGCGGTTTCTCTGTCGACAAACGCACTCAAGTTCTATGCTCCAGCAACTGGGCAGTATCTGGGGGAATGCACAGGCCATACAGGGAGCATCCATGAGATTGCTTTTTCAGCTCCGTCATCGCCGCAAGTGATGTGCTCTTGCTCTGGTGATGGAACCATCAGAGCCTGGGACACAAGGAGCTTCAAGCAG ATATCTTTGCTAAATGCTGGCCCCTCGCACGAAATGTTTAGCTTCTCCTTTGGTGGAACAAGTGGTAACCTACTTGCTGCTGGTTCTAGTTCCAAG GTTCTGTTGTGGGACTGGAGAAGTTCAAAACAGGTAGCCTGCTTAGAGGAATCCCACATGGACGATGTAACACAG GTTCGATTTGCACCAAATCAACAGAGTAAACTCATTTCTGCGGCAATTGATGGTTTAATATGCGTCTTCGACACTGATGGTGATATTAATGAGGACGATCATTTGCTATCT GTTATGAATGCAGAGACTTCTGTTTCCAAGGTGGGTTTCTATGGAAACACATATCAGAAGCTTTGGTGTTTGACTCATATTGAAACACTAAG CACTTGGGACTGGAATGATGGGACTAGAGAATTGAATATAGAGAATGCTCGTTCCCTGGCTAGTGATAAGTGGAACCTTGACCAT TTGGATTACTTTGTCGATTGCCACTACTCTCTGCCTGATGACCGGTTATGGGCGATCGGCGGCACAAGTGAGGGGACGCTAGGTTACTTCCCTGTGAAAAACGATCCTGCAGGAATGATCGGTTTGGCGGAGGCTGTCCTGGAAGGAGGCCACACAGGAGTTATCAGGACCATATGCCCAGGTGGAAGCAGTCTTGAGAGCCTTGGCCAAAACAAGGGCATCTTTGGGTGGACAGGAGGCGAGGATGGCCGTCTATGTTGCTGGCGCTCGGACGATGTCGCAGAGACGACGAAGAAGTCCTGGATCTCCAGTACGCTCGTGTCACGCATCGACAAGAAAACGAAAATCCGACATCAGCCCTACTGA